From Streptomyces sp. NBC_00683, one genomic window encodes:
- a CDS encoding non-ribosomal peptide synthetase translates to MSTGEVRTGGQAEERREELVRARLAGGRSGRRAAVVPVERGGPLALSHGQQQMWFLSRLDPDSWEYSVPVALRLHGPLDTSVLRRSFEELVARHEILRTRYRLEGAEPVQLIDPPAPFVLPVDDLTGTADIAEREQRALALAEAEPGRPFDLENGSPLRARLIRITDDHHLLVVVFHHVACDEWSVGLFMSELSDVYGAFGEGKPSPLAPMAVQYADYAAWQHTRLAGDGLTKQLDYWRGQLAGSTPLEVPTDRRRPASRSYDGDAVPIEIPAPLAEKLRTLGSAHGATPFQTLLAGYQALLSRYTGRGDIAVGTVVSGRSRPELEQLIGYGINTLVLRGQWQGDPTFRELLVGARETVLDAFDNQEFPFARIADELVPVRDMSRTPLCQVAFTMHRERTRDFRLPGVETESLHATSRVSRFDLTLQLSESADGSVRGTLEYSTALYDRATVERMARHFVRLVESATAEPDLRLSRLDMLDESDLAVLLPEPEHFEAPDRCVHELVEDRAAATPDAIALVFGNQQLSYAELNARANRLAHHLRAHGARPGGLVGVSLDRNLDLVPTLLAVLKTGAGYLPLDPEHPAERIGYTLKDAGARIVVTSGAHAAHLAGVVDGLLVVLDGEAETAALAAAPDSNPESGAVPEDLIYTIYTSGSTGRPKGVGLSHTNVVRLLTVTEEHFGFDENDVWTLFHSYAFDMSVWEIWGALVYGGRLVVVPPDVARAPEDFLRLLTEQQVTVLNQTPSAFRSLVSLAADGHRLLDELALRVVSFGGERLDIPGLKPWVARRSLEQTALANLYGITETCVHTTYHLLTESDLESDTGNAIGVPLRDLQVHLFGPHGEQVPVGVPGEIHVGGPGVARMYLNRPALTAERFVPDPYGKPGSRLYRSGDLASRRPDGSLDYLGRIDHQVKIRGHRIELGEIKAALTTHPRVRDAVVVAREDTPGDRRLVAYVVPTSDAVAAPSELRTLLAGSLPDYMIPTAFLVVGKIPLTVNGKLDQAALPAPDRSALGVEAAHVAPRTAAEEEMVSVWREVLGVEQVGVEDNFFDLGGDSLRAVALVGALRDGEYDVTVRDVFEHRTPAELVAFITGRPAPAKAEPAVEPFALLAQEDLDRLPAGLVDAYPLAQVQLGMVVEMLADDGRNHYHNSTCFRILDDQLFDRELLQQAVDTVLARHEILRSSFAIEGYSVPLQLVHAPSDVTSPVDARDLRGLDGAAVEASLRAFMAEERTQLFDLTRAPLIRFTGHACDDGSWWLTLTECHAVLEGWSHHSLLMELATTYRALRDGTPVEEPAPAAVRYADFIAAELVSLAGDDDRDYWRTVLENNASFELPAGWGDDPEETPRGLHRAWVPYHDLDAGLRTLASKAKVPIKSVLHAAHLKVMSQLTPEESFFTALVTNARPEAVGAERVYGVYLNPLPFAFTRGAGTWRDLVRQVFDQEIEVWPHRRYPLGVMQRELSTSDRLVNVRFSYQNFRQVDQDLVDYPATLDDSPTEFPLGVSTRAGFMVITANRHLIGREGTDRLAAMYRSVLESMAADVEGDARQVFLPGGEREQVLTGWNDSAVVVPEVSVPELVARRVVESPGAVAVEAGDRSLSFAELDVRANRLAHRLRAAGVGPESTVAVLLDRSVDLVVSLLAVWRAGGGFVPMDPVLPAGRIAGMVADARVTVAVTSGAYADRFDVAVVRVDEDGESSFPESAPDVVVDLDSVAYTVFTSGSTGRPKGVQVSHRGLVNHVDWAVRELVASGSGGAPVFSSVAFDLVVPNVWAPLAAGQRAWLWDGELTELGDSLAAAGPFSFMKLTPGHLEVLSGQLSDEQIQGLTSRVVVAGEALPGGLVERWRVLLGEGRVLNEYGPTEATVGTCVFPLVEAFEGVVPIGRPLPNMTMRVLDAGLQPVPVGAVGELFVGGTGVARGYAYRPGATAERFVPDPFGPAGARLYRTGDLVRWRSDGAVEFLGRIDDQVKVRGYRIELGEIRAALVAHPQVTDATVVVSEDQRLIAYVVGSTDDLSAWLAGSLPEYMVPSVFVGLDALPLTANGKIDRRALPDPEGSAEDTYVAPRTPTEERIAAVWSGVLGLERVGVEDNFFDLGGHSIKAIALVGALRAEGFEAGVRDVFQHRTVAGLATALTGTEPVTESAVVAPFALIGDEDRAKLPEGLVDAFPLAQVQLGMLVEMLADDGLNKYHNTTAFRIKDGRPFDVEALRRSGQAVVERHEMLRASFDLEGFAVPLQLIHASTVIPVTVQDLRGLDAEQQAAARRAHITAERAETFDLSRAPLLRISALVESDEAWWLSVSVCHPITEGWSHRTLLSDIVEGYLRVRGGETLPEVAVPAVRYADFVAAELASLASDEDRNYWRDVLGSHAKFELPSGWGDPEPGHRANTVHVPLSDLTPALRAAASGTGTSLKAVLHAAHLKVMSQLTAEDSFCTGLVSSGRPEVVGAERVYGMYLNTVPFAYERGARTWRELIRQVFDQEGTLWPHRRFPMPVMQRELSDGTRLLDVRFSYLDLADAQAETDVVDTDSGDGEGATEFGLAVAARGSGLLLTVNPQVLGAAGAQRIAAMYRSVLESMAADVEGDARQVFLPGGEREQVLTGWNDSAAAVPEISVPELVGLWVAAEPGAVAVEAGGQSLSFAELDVRANRLAHRLRAAGVGPESTVAVLLDRSVDLVVSLLAVWRAGGGFVPMDPVLPEGRIAGMVEDARVGVALTSARYVDRFPGVETVLAEGDVSSFPDSVPSGVLDLDSVAYTVFTSGSTGRPKGVQVSHRGLVNHVDWAVRELVASGSGGAPVFSSVAFDLVVPNVWAPLAAGQRAWLWDGELTELGDSLAAAGPFSFMKLTPGHLEVLSGQLSDEQIQGLTSRVVVAGEALPGGLVERWRVLLGEGRVLNEYGPTEATVGTCVFPLVEAFEGVVPIGRPLPNMTMRVLDAGLQPVPVGAVGELFVGGTGVARGYAFRPGATAERFVPDPFGPAGARLYRTGDLVRWRSDGAVEFLGRIDDQVKVRGYRIELGEIRAALVAHPQVTDATVVVSEDQRLIAYVVGSTDDLAEALRASLPEYMVPSVFVGLDALPLTANGKIDRRALPDPEGSAEDTYLAPRNPTEERIAAVWRRVLGLERVGVEDNFFDLGGHSIKAIALVGALRAEGFEAGVRDVFQHRTVAGLATALAGTEPGQEDVAVAPFAQVSDEIRATLPAGLVDAYPISKVQLGMLVEMLADDGLNKYHNTSTFRIKDGRPFDADALRRAGQTIVERHEMLRTSFSLEEFDIPLQLVRANAVIPVTVQDLRGLDAEQFAEARRAHIAAERAELFELGRPPLLRIAALVESDEAWHLGFTHCHAITEGWSQQSLLMEVLDVYHAYAAGEEPEQPEPTAVRYADFIAAEQESLKSEEDRNYWQGIVDRHSMCVLPADWGDGNGAPREDFKLSVEFRDIEPALRALATSSGTSFKAVLLATHLKVLSTVTNEPAFHTGVLYSARPEVPGAERVYGMYLNTLPFAHDRTARTWSELVRQVFDREAEVYNHRRHPLPAVQRLAGGRRLFDIMYRYQDFHQVDTGTVDVQGGAGDSSNEFTLSIANVPGRLVLRAVSTGLNRANAERLAGMYRAVLEAMAADPDGDADAALLSTAELTQVLEDWNDTEVEWG, encoded by the coding sequence ATGAGTACTGGCGAAGTTCGCACGGGCGGACAGGCCGAGGAGAGGCGCGAGGAACTGGTGCGCGCCCGACTCGCCGGAGGCCGCAGCGGCCGGCGTGCCGCAGTGGTGCCGGTCGAGCGGGGCGGACCGCTGGCGCTCTCCCACGGTCAGCAGCAGATGTGGTTCCTGAGCAGGCTCGACCCGGACAGCTGGGAGTACAGCGTCCCGGTCGCCCTGCGGCTGCACGGGCCGCTCGACACCTCGGTGCTGCGCCGCAGCTTCGAGGAACTGGTGGCGCGGCACGAGATCCTGCGCACCCGGTACCGCCTCGAAGGTGCCGAGCCGGTCCAGCTGATCGACCCTCCCGCCCCGTTCGTCCTTCCGGTCGACGACCTCACGGGCACGGCGGACATAGCCGAGCGGGAACAGCGCGCCCTCGCACTGGCCGAGGCCGAGCCCGGCCGCCCCTTCGACCTGGAGAACGGCTCGCCGCTGCGGGCCCGGCTCATCCGGATCACCGACGACCACCACCTGCTGGTCGTGGTCTTCCACCACGTCGCCTGCGACGAGTGGTCCGTCGGCCTGTTCATGTCCGAACTCTCCGACGTGTACGGGGCGTTCGGCGAGGGCAAGCCGTCACCTCTGGCACCGATGGCCGTCCAGTACGCCGACTACGCGGCCTGGCAGCACACCCGCCTCGCCGGTGACGGCCTGACCAAGCAGCTCGACTACTGGCGCGGTCAGCTGGCCGGCAGCACCCCGCTCGAGGTGCCCACCGACCGGCGCCGCCCCGCCTCCCGCAGTTACGACGGCGACGCGGTGCCCATCGAGATCCCGGCCCCGCTGGCGGAGAAGCTCCGCACGCTCGGCTCCGCACACGGCGCCACCCCGTTCCAGACCCTGCTCGCCGGCTACCAGGCGCTGCTCTCCCGGTACACCGGTCGCGGCGACATCGCGGTCGGCACCGTGGTGTCGGGCCGCAGCCGCCCCGAACTGGAACAGCTCATCGGCTACGGCATCAACACCCTTGTCCTGCGCGGACAGTGGCAGGGCGACCCGACGTTCCGTGAGCTGCTCGTCGGTGCCCGCGAGACCGTGCTGGACGCCTTCGACAACCAGGAGTTCCCGTTCGCGCGGATCGCGGACGAACTCGTGCCGGTGCGGGACATGTCCCGCACCCCCCTGTGCCAGGTGGCCTTCACCATGCACCGGGAGCGCACCCGCGACTTCCGGCTGCCCGGTGTCGAGACGGAGTCCCTGCACGCGACCTCGCGTGTCTCGCGCTTCGACCTCACCCTCCAGCTGAGCGAGTCCGCGGACGGCAGCGTCCGGGGCACGCTGGAGTACAGCACCGCCCTCTACGACCGGGCCACCGTCGAGCGCATGGCCCGGCACTTCGTGCGTCTGGTCGAGTCGGCCACGGCCGAACCGGACCTGCGCCTCTCCCGTCTCGACATGCTGGACGAGTCCGATCTGGCCGTCCTGCTGCCCGAGCCGGAGCACTTCGAAGCGCCCGACCGCTGTGTCCACGAGCTCGTCGAGGACCGGGCCGCGGCCACCCCCGACGCGATCGCCCTCGTCTTCGGCAACCAGCAGCTCAGCTACGCCGAACTCAACGCACGCGCCAACCGGCTCGCCCACCACCTGCGGGCCCACGGCGCCCGCCCCGGCGGACTCGTCGGCGTCAGCCTGGACCGGAACCTCGACCTGGTGCCGACCCTCCTCGCCGTGCTCAAGACGGGGGCCGGCTACCTGCCCCTGGACCCGGAGCACCCGGCCGAGCGCATCGGCTACACGCTCAAGGACGCGGGCGCCCGGATCGTCGTCACCTCCGGTGCGCACGCCGCGCACCTGGCCGGCGTCGTCGACGGCCTGCTCGTGGTGCTGGACGGCGAGGCGGAGACCGCAGCCCTGGCCGCGGCCCCGGACAGCAACCCCGAGTCCGGAGCGGTGCCCGAGGACCTGATCTACACCATCTACACGTCCGGCTCGACCGGCCGCCCCAAGGGCGTCGGCCTCAGCCACACGAACGTGGTGCGCCTGCTCACCGTGACCGAGGAGCACTTCGGTTTCGACGAGAACGACGTCTGGACGCTGTTCCACTCCTACGCCTTCGACATGTCGGTCTGGGAGATCTGGGGCGCCCTCGTCTACGGCGGCCGTCTCGTGGTCGTCCCGCCGGACGTCGCCCGCGCCCCCGAGGACTTCCTGCGTCTCCTCACCGAGCAGCAGGTCACGGTCCTCAACCAGACCCCGTCCGCCTTCCGCAGCCTGGTCTCCCTCGCCGCCGACGGACACCGGCTGCTCGACGAACTCGCGCTGCGCGTCGTGTCGTTCGGTGGTGAACGGCTGGACATCCCGGGCCTCAAGCCCTGGGTCGCCCGCCGCAGCCTGGAACAGACCGCGCTGGCCAACCTGTACGGCATCACCGAGACCTGCGTCCACACCACGTACCACCTGCTCACCGAGTCCGACCTGGAGTCCGACACCGGGAACGCGATCGGGGTACCGCTGCGCGACCTGCAGGTCCACCTCTTCGGCCCACACGGCGAGCAGGTTCCCGTAGGAGTGCCCGGCGAGATCCACGTCGGCGGCCCCGGCGTCGCCCGCATGTACCTCAACCGGCCGGCCCTGACCGCGGAACGCTTCGTACCCGACCCGTACGGCAAGCCCGGCTCCCGGCTCTACCGCAGCGGTGACCTGGCGAGCAGGCGGCCCGACGGCAGCCTCGACTACCTGGGCCGCATCGACCACCAGGTGAAGATCCGCGGTCACCGCATCGAACTGGGCGAGATCAAGGCCGCGCTGACCACCCACCCGCGCGTACGGGACGCCGTCGTCGTCGCCCGGGAGGACACCCCCGGCGATCGCAGGCTCGTGGCGTACGTCGTACCCACCAGCGATGCCGTGGCCGCACCCAGCGAGCTGCGGACCCTGCTGGCCGGGTCACTCCCCGACTACATGATTCCGACGGCCTTCCTCGTCGTCGGGAAGATCCCGCTGACCGTCAACGGCAAGCTGGACCAGGCCGCACTGCCCGCCCCCGACCGCAGCGCACTCGGTGTCGAGGCCGCCCACGTCGCGCCGCGCACCGCGGCCGAGGAGGAGATGGTCTCGGTCTGGCGCGAGGTGCTCGGGGTCGAACAGGTCGGCGTCGAGGACAACTTCTTCGACCTGGGCGGCGACTCGCTGCGCGCCGTCGCACTCGTCGGCGCACTGCGCGACGGCGAGTACGACGTGACGGTCCGCGATGTGTTCGAGCACCGCACCCCGGCCGAACTCGTCGCGTTCATCACCGGACGCCCCGCCCCGGCCAAGGCCGAACCGGCCGTCGAGCCCTTCGCCCTCCTGGCGCAGGAGGACCTCGACCGGCTGCCGGCCGGCCTCGTCGACGCCTACCCGCTGGCGCAGGTGCAGCTCGGCATGGTCGTCGAGATGCTCGCCGACGACGGCCGCAACCACTACCACAACTCGACCTGCTTCCGGATCCTCGACGACCAGCTCTTCGACCGCGAGCTGCTCCAGCAGGCCGTGGACACGGTGCTGGCCCGGCACGAGATCCTGCGCTCCTCGTTCGCGATCGAGGGCTACTCCGTACCGCTGCAGCTCGTCCACGCCCCGTCCGACGTCACCTCGCCGGTCGACGCACGTGACCTGCGGGGGCTCGACGGCGCCGCCGTCGAAGCGTCGCTGCGCGCCTTCATGGCCGAGGAGCGCACCCAGCTCTTCGACCTGACCCGGGCCCCGCTCATCCGCTTCACCGGACACGCCTGCGACGACGGCTCCTGGTGGCTGACCCTGACCGAGTGCCACGCGGTACTGGAGGGCTGGAGCCACCACTCCCTGCTGATGGAACTGGCCACGACCTACCGCGCGCTGCGCGACGGGACGCCGGTCGAGGAACCCGCACCCGCCGCCGTGCGGTACGCGGACTTCATCGCCGCCGAGCTGGTCTCCCTCGCCGGGGACGACGACCGCGACTACTGGCGGACGGTCCTCGAGAACAACGCCTCCTTCGAACTCCCCGCAGGCTGGGGCGACGACCCGGAGGAGACACCGCGCGGACTGCACCGCGCCTGGGTGCCGTACCACGACCTGGACGCCGGACTGCGGACCCTGGCCAGCAAGGCGAAGGTACCGATCAAGAGCGTCCTGCACGCGGCGCACCTCAAGGTGATGAGCCAGCTCACGCCGGAGGAGTCCTTCTTCACCGCCCTCGTGACCAACGCCAGGCCGGAGGCCGTGGGCGCCGAGCGGGTGTACGGGGTCTACCTGAACCCGCTGCCCTTCGCCTTCACCCGTGGCGCCGGAACCTGGCGGGATCTGGTGCGCCAGGTCTTCGACCAGGAGATCGAGGTGTGGCCGCACCGCCGGTACCCGCTGGGCGTGATGCAGCGCGAGCTCAGCACGAGCGACCGGCTCGTCAACGTCCGCTTCAGCTACCAGAACTTCCGGCAGGTCGACCAGGACCTCGTCGACTACCCGGCCACGCTCGACGACAGCCCCACCGAGTTCCCGCTGGGTGTCTCCACCCGCGCCGGATTCATGGTGATCACCGCGAACCGGCACCTCATCGGCAGGGAGGGCACGGACCGCCTCGCGGCGATGTACCGGTCGGTGCTGGAGTCGATGGCCGCGGATGTGGAGGGTGACGCCCGTCAGGTGTTCCTGCCGGGTGGTGAGCGCGAGCAGGTGCTGACCGGGTGGAACGACTCGGCGGTGGTGGTGCCGGAGGTGTCGGTGCCGGAGCTGGTGGCGCGTCGGGTGGTCGAGTCGCCGGGTGCGGTGGCTGTGGAGGCCGGTGACCGGTCGTTGTCGTTCGCGGAGTTGGATGTGCGGGCGAATCGGTTGGCGCATCGTCTGCGTGCGGCTGGTGTGGGTCCGGAGTCGACGGTTGCGGTGTTGCTGGATCGTTCGGTCGATCTGGTGGTGTCGTTGTTGGCGGTGTGGCGTGCGGGTGGTGGGTTCGTTCCGATGGACCCGGTCCTGCCGGCGGGCCGGATCGCGGGCATGGTGGCCGACGCGCGGGTGACCGTTGCTGTGACGTCGGGTGCGTACGCGGACCGGTTCGATGTGGCCGTGGTGCGGGTCGACGAGGACGGTGAGTCGTCGTTCCCGGAGTCGGCTCCGGATGTGGTTGTCGACCTGGATTCGGTGGCGTACACGGTGTTCACGTCGGGTTCGACGGGGCGGCCGAAGGGTGTGCAGGTTTCGCATCGCGGTCTGGTGAATCATGTGGACTGGGCGGTGCGGGAGTTGGTGGCGTCGGGTTCGGGTGGTGCGCCGGTGTTCTCGTCGGTGGCGTTCGACTTGGTGGTGCCGAATGTGTGGGCTCCTCTGGCTGCGGGTCAGCGTGCGTGGTTGTGGGATGGTGAGCTGACGGAGCTGGGCGACAGCTTGGCGGCGGCGGGTCCGTTCTCCTTCATGAAGCTCACCCCCGGCCATCTGGAGGTGCTGTCGGGCCAGTTGTCGGACGAGCAGATCCAGGGTTTGACGTCTCGTGTGGTGGTTGCGGGTGAGGCGCTGCCGGGGGGTCTGGTGGAGCGCTGGCGGGTGCTGCTGGGCGAGGGCCGTGTACTGAACGAGTACGGCCCGACCGAAGCGACCGTCGGGACCTGCGTCTTCCCGCTCGTCGAGGCGTTCGAGGGTGTGGTGCCGATCGGGCGTCCGCTGCCGAACATGACCATGCGGGTGTTGGACGCGGGTCTGCAGCCGGTCCCCGTGGGGGCGGTGGGTGAACTGTTTGTCGGCGGGACCGGTGTGGCACGCGGCTACGCATACCGTCCCGGTGCGACGGCAGAGCGGTTCGTGCCCGACCCCTTCGGGCCGGCGGGTGCGCGTCTTTACCGCACCGGTGACCTGGTGCGGTGGCGCAGTGATGGTGCGGTCGAGTTCCTGGGCCGTATCGATGACCAGGTGAAGGTGCGCGGGTATCGCATTGAGCTCGGTGAGATCCGGGCTGCGTTGGTCGCTCATCCGCAGGTCACCGACGCCACCGTGGTGGTGTCGGAGGACCAGCGCCTCATCGCCTACGTCGTCGGCAGCACCGATGACCTGTCGGCCTGGCTGGCCGGCTCGCTGCCGGAGTACATGGTCCCCTCGGTGTTCGTCGGGCTCGACGCCCTTCCGCTGACGGCCAACGGCAAGATCGACCGGCGTGCCCTCCCCGACCCCGAGGGATCGGCCGAGGACACCTATGTGGCCCCCCGCACCCCCACCGAGGAACGCATCGCCGCAGTGTGGAGTGGCGTCCTCGGGCTGGAGAGGGTCGGGGTCGAGGACAACTTCTTCGATCTGGGCGGTCACTCGATCAAGGCCATCGCCCTGGTCGGTGCCCTGCGCGCCGAGGGCTTCGAAGCCGGGGTGCGGGACGTCTTCCAGCACCGTACGGTCGCCGGACTCGCCACCGCGCTCACCGGAACGGAACCTGTCACCGAGTCCGCCGTCGTCGCACCGTTCGCGCTGATCGGGGACGAGGACAGGGCGAAGCTGCCCGAGGGCCTCGTGGACGCCTTCCCGCTGGCGCAGGTACAACTCGGCATGCTGGTCGAGATGCTCGCCGACGATGGCCTGAACAAGTACCACAACACGACCGCGTTCCGGATCAAGGACGGTCGCCCGTTCGATGTCGAGGCCCTGCGCCGTTCCGGGCAGGCCGTGGTGGAACGCCACGAGATGCTCCGCGCGTCCTTCGACCTCGAAGGCTTCGCCGTTCCGCTCCAGCTCATCCACGCGAGCACCGTCATCCCGGTGACCGTGCAGGATCTGCGAGGACTCGACGCCGAGCAGCAGGCAGCCGCACGCCGGGCGCACATCACCGCCGAGCGGGCCGAGACGTTCGACCTGTCCCGTGCCCCGCTGCTCCGCATCTCCGCACTCGTCGAGTCCGACGAGGCGTGGTGGCTGTCGGTCAGTGTCTGCCACCCGATCACGGAGGGCTGGAGCCACCGCACCCTGCTCAGCGACATCGTCGAGGGCTACCTGCGGGTGCGCGGCGGCGAGACCCTGCCCGAGGTTGCGGTCCCCGCCGTGCGGTACGCGGACTTCGTGGCCGCCGAGCTGGCGTCGCTGGCCTCGGACGAGGACAGGAACTACTGGCGGGACGTACTCGGCTCGCACGCCAAGTTCGAGCTGCCCTCCGGGTGGGGCGACCCCGAGCCGGGACACCGTGCGAACACCGTGCACGTACCGCTCAGCGACCTCACCCCGGCGCTCCGAGCTGCCGCGAGCGGCACCGGAACGTCACTCAAGGCTGTGCTGCACGCGGCGCACCTGAAGGTGATGAGCCAGCTGACCGCCGAGGACTCCTTCTGCACCGGCCTGGTCTCCAGCGGCCGGCCCGAGGTCGTGGGCGCCGAGCGGGTCTACGGCATGTACCTCAACACCGTGCCGTTCGCCTACGAACGCGGCGCACGGACCTGGCGGGAGCTGATCCGCCAGGTCTTCGACCAGGAAGGCACGCTCTGGCCGCACCGGCGCTTCCCGATGCCGGTGATGCAGCGCGAGCTGAGTGACGGCACGCGACTCCTCGACGTGCGCTTCAGCTATCTCGACCTGGCGGACGCCCAGGCGGAGACGGACGTCGTCGACACCGACTCCGGGGACGGTGAGGGTGCCACGGAGTTCGGTCTCGCCGTCGCGGCCCGAGGCAGCGGCCTGCTCCTCACGGTCAACCCCCAGGTGCTCGGCGCCGCAGGCGCACAGCGGATCGCGGCGATGTACCGGTCGGTGCTGGAGTCGATGGCCGCGGATGTGGAGGGTGACGCCCGTCAGGTGTTCCTGCCGGGTGGGGAGCGCGAGCAGGTGCTGACCGGGTGGAACGACTCGGCGGCGGCGGTACCGGAGATCTCGGTGCCCGAACTGGTGGGCCTCTGGGTTGCCGCGGAACCGGGTGCGGTGGCTGTGGAGGCCGGTGGGCAGTCGTTGTCGTTCGCGGAGTTGGATGTGCGGGCGAATCGGTTGGCGCATCGTCTGCGTGCGGCTGGTGTGGGTCCGGAGTCGACGGTTGCGGTGTTGCTGGATCGTTCGGTCGATCTGGTGGTGTCGTTGCTCGCGGTGTGGCGTGCGGGTGGTGGGTTCGTTCCGATGGACCCGGTGCTGCCGGAGGGTCGTATCGCGGGGATGGTCGAGGACGCCAGGGTGGGTGTGGCGTTGACGTCGGCCCGGTATGTGGATCGTTTCCCGGGTGTGGAGACGGTGCTGGCCGAGGGTGATGTGTCGTCGTTCCCGGATTCGGTGCCTTCGGGTGTGCTGGATCTGGATTCGGTGGCGTACACGGTGTTCACGTCGGGTTCGACGGGGCGGCCGAAGGGTGTGCAGGTTTCGCATCGCGGTCTGGTGAATCATGTGGACTGGGCGGTGCGGGAGTTGGTGGCGTCGGGTTCGGGTGGTGCGCCGGTGTTCTCGTCGGTGGCGTTCGACTTGGTGGTGCCGAATGTGTGGGCTCCGCTGGCTGCGGGTCAGCGTGCGTGGTTGTGGGATGGTGAGCTGACGGAGCTGGGCGACAGCTTGGCGGCGGCGGGTCCGTTCTCCTTCATGAAGCTGACCCCCGGCCATCTGGAAGTGCTGTCGGGCCAGTTGTCGGACGAGCAGATCCAGGGTCTGACGTCTCGTGTGGTGGTTGCGGGTGAGGCGTTGCCCGGTGGTTTGGTGGAGCGCTGGCGGGTGCTGCTGGGTGAGGGCCGTGTACTGAACGAGTACGGCCCGACCGAGGCGACCGTGGGGACGTGTGTGTTCCCGCTGGTTGAGGCGTTCGAGGGTGTGGTGCCGATCGGGCGTCCGCTGCCGAACATGACCATGCGCGTCCTGGACGCGGGTCTGCAGCCGGTTCCCGTGGGTGCGGTGGGTGAACTGTTCGTCGGCGGTACGGGTGTGGCACGCGGCTACGCCTTCCGTCCCGGTGCGACGGCAGAGCGGTTCGTGCCCGACCCCTTCGGGCCGGCCGGTGCACGTCTCTACCGCACCGGTGACCTGGTCCGCTGGCGCAGTGATGGTGCGGTCGAGTTCCTGGGCCGTATCGATGACCAGGTGAAGGTGCGCGGGTATCGCATTGAGCTCGGTGAGATCCGTGCCGCGTTGGTCGCTCATCCGCAGGTCACCGACGCCACCGTGGTGGTGTCCGAGGACCAGCGCCTCATCGCCTACGTCGTCGGCAGCACCGATGACCTGGCGGAGGCGCTCAGGGCTTCGCTGCCGGAGTACATGGTCCCGTCCGTCTTCGTCGGACTCGACGCGCTCCCGCTGACCGCCAACGGCAAGATCGACCGACGCGCCCTCCCCGACCCCGAAGGGTCTGCCGAGGACACCTACCTCGCCCCCCGTAACCCCACCGAAGAACGCATCGCCGCTGTCTGGCGCCGTGTTCTGGGGCTGGAGAGGGTCGGGGTCGAGGACAACTTCTTCGATCTGGGCGGTCACTCGATCAAGGCCATCGCCCTGGTCGGTGCCCTGCGCGCCGAGGGCTTCGAAGCCGGGGTGCGGGACGTCTTCCAGCACCGTACGGTCGCCGGACTCGCCACCGCGCTCGCCGGGACGGAGCCCGGCCAGGAGGACGTGGCGGTCGCACCGTTCGCCCAGGTGTCGGACGAGATCCGCGCGACGCTCCCGGCCGGCCTGGTCGACGCGTACCCGATCTCCAAGGTGCAGCTCGGCATGCTGGTCGAGATGCTCGCCGACGACGGGCTGAACAAGTACCACAACACGTCCACGTTCCGGATCAAGGACGGACGGCCGTTCGACGCCGACGCCCTGCGCCGCGCCGGGCAGACGATCGTGGAACGCCACGAGATGCTGCGTACGTCGTTCTCCCTGGAGGAGTTCGACATCCCCCTCCAGCTGGTCCGTGCGAACGCCGTCATCCCGGTGACCGTGCAGGATCTGCGGGGTCTGGACGCCGAGCAGTTCGCCGAGGCCCGCCGGGCACACATCGCGGCAGAACGTGCCGAGCTGTTCGAGCTCGGGCGGCCTCCGCTGCTCCGTATCGCCGCGCTCGTCGAGTCGGACGAGGCCTGGCACCTGGGCTTCACCCACTGCCACGCCATCACCGAGGGGTGGAGCCAGCAGTCGCTGCTGATGGAGGTGCTCGACGTCTACCACGCGTACGCGGCGGGTGAGGAGCCGGAACAGCCGGAGCCGACGGCCGTGCGCTACGCCGACTTCATCGCCGCGGAACAGGAGTCCTTGAAGTCGGAGGAGGACCGGAACTACTGGCAGGGGATCGTCGACCGGCACTCCATGTGCGTCCTTCCCGCGGATTGGGGCGACGGCAACGGCGCCCCGCGGGAGGACTTCAAGCTGTCGGTGGAGTTCCGCGACATCGAGCCCGCCCTGCGCGCACTGGCCACGTCCAGCGGCACGTCGTTCAAGGCGGTCCTGCTGGCCACGCACCTGAAGGTGCTCAGCACGGTGACCAACGAGCCGGCCTTCCACACGGGAGTGCTGTACAGCGCACGCCCGGAGGTTCCCGGGGCGGAGCGGGTCTACGGCATGTACCTCAACACGCTGCCGTTCGCCCATGACCGCACGGCTAGGACCTGGAGCGAACTGGTCCGGCAGGTCTTCGACCGCGAGGCCGAGGTGTACAACCACCGACGCCATCCGCTTCCCGCGGTGCAGCGCCTGGCCGGCGGGCGAAGGCTGTTCGACATCATGTACCGCTACCAGGACTTCCATCAGGTGGACACCGGGACGGTCGATGTACAGGGCGGGGCGGGTGACAGCTCCAACGAGTTCACCCTGTCGATCGCCAACGTGCCGGGGCGGCTGGTCCTGCGGGCTGTCAGCACCGGTCTGAACCGGGCGAACGCGGAGAGACTCGCCGGCATGTACCGCGCGGTGCTGGAGGCCATGGCGGCCGACCCCGACGGAGACGCGGACGCGGCGCTCCTGTCCACGGCTGAGCTGACCCAGGTGCTCGAGGACTGGAACGACACCGAGGTGGAGTGGGGATGA